The genomic window TTTGGCACAACTCGGTACGGTTAATTCTGTGGAAGGTTCACCCATTAAAATTGATTCTTCTGATGGTTTTGAAGTTAAAAATGCCACAGTTTTAGCAGCAGATATTGAAGCTGATAATGGTGTGGTACACGTTATCGATACAGTGATTTTACCGGGTTAATTCAGCTAGGGTGGGTGTTTTCCACCCTACTTATCCAAAATCTTTATAATTAACTAACTATTGGTAGTATCAAAATGCAACTAAATAGTTTAACTTATGTTATATTTGCAATGTGATTACTCACTCATATATGAATGTATATTTCGTTATTTTAAAATAGAATAAATTAAATTCTTAAAAAGCTAACGTCTATCCCAACAAATTAATGCTCGATTTTAACACCTTAGTTGAGTTCTCTCGTGGCAACTGCGTAAGTATTTGTGCATTTCTCGTACCAGCGAACTTGCTTGTCACAATTTTAACGATAAGCTTGGTAGCGTTACGTCGCCCATCATATCAAGTGTGGCAATCTGCTGGAATTGCCAGCTTTTTCGCTTCCGTGATGATATTGCACGTATATACTTGGTTCATGGTTGGGGTGGTGATGGCTCCTACTTATATCTTGCTGTGGCTAGCAATTACTTGTTTGGTGACTAATTTGGCAGCAATTCTTTTTCAAAGACGCTACGGTAACAGCCCTAGTCTTTCCAACAACGCCTGAAATTTACACATACGAGCGATGTCTAACGACAAGCCGCTACGCCTCTACGCACTATTTCTCTAACTCGCTGGTGCAATTAGTGCGTATGTGTAGATAAAATTGACGCTTCTTCATTCATGCTCAAGGATCGCACATAGCCAAGAGTCTCGCCATTCTCCCTTAATCCAATGGTGTTCTCGCAAATATCCTTCCTGCTGCATTCCAATTTTTTGCAAAACTCGTGCTGAGGCAATGTTTTCTGGCTTGAAGTCGCAAAAATGCGATGTAAGCCTAACTCCTGAAAACCAAATGATACAACTCCTTTTACAGCTTCAGTCGCATATCCTTGTCCCCAAAATTCTTTACTAAAACAGTATCCAATAGAGCCTATTTTGTTGCCAGTATCTAGAGTAGAAATGCGACAGATACCAATTAATTGCTTTTGGGCTTTTAAAGTCACTGCTAAGGCAAAATGCTGACGGGGTTCTTTGCCTTGCATGAAATCTCTCTTTGCAAAAAATTCTTGGTATCTTCTTCGCTATTAGGGCCAAAGGTCAAATAACGCACAACTTCACGATCGCTGGCGTATTTATCAACTGCTTGCCAATCTGATTCCACAAAGTCTCGCAGTATAAGATGTTGGGTTTCTAGCGGTATCATTTGGGAAATTCTGCACGTAACTGATTGACTACCTGATCTAATCCCACAGAATGGGCGGCTTTGAACAATAAACGATCGCCTGCTTGCACAAATGTCTTCAACCTAGCCACCAAATCAGCATGAGTTGCAAAGCACTCTGATGGGATACCTTCGGCACTAAGGGCGATCGCTTCGGCATCTTGTCCATCTACCAAAACCAACAAGCCGTCTAGATTCAATTTTCGCACTGTTTCTCCCACTCGCTGGTGCAACTGCTGCGATCGCTCTCCCAATTCTTTCATTGCACCCAATACGGCAATCTTCCGCTTTCCGGGTGTGTCTGCCAATAATTGCAAGGCTGCTATCATAGCTTCTGGTGCAGCATTATAAGTTTCATCTAAGATTACCACATCGTTGGGTAAGGCAAACTGCTGCGATCGCCCTGTGGGCATATCCACCACCACACCTGCTTTGAGACTTGCCCAATCGATCCCCAAAACTTTTGCTACCGCTAAAGCTGCCAAAAAATTAGTCGCATTGTGACGCCCAGGCAACGGCAGAGGTAGTTGGATTCCTGCAACTTCCACAGTCTCGTGATCAATTAACTGCCCTTGGATATCCCCACCAGAAAAGCCGTAAGTCAAAACTTCTCCGTGCCAAACTTTCGCTGCTGTGGCCATTAATAGGGGATTGTCGTGGTTGAGAATTGCCACACTATCAGCAGCCATTTCGGCTAATAACTCACATTTTGCCTGAGCGATCGCTTCTTCCGAACCCAGTAACTCAATATGCGCCGTCCCCACATTAGTAATCACTCCAATTGTTGGATGCGCTATTTGCGTCAGTTCGGCAATTTGTCCCCTACCGCGCATCGCCATTTCGATCACGGCGTAGTCATCTTCTGTGCCAAGTTCTAGGAGAGTTTTCGGAACACCGATTTCGTTGTTGTAATTTTCATAAGTTTTGTGAACTCGTCCCTTTGTTCCTAAAACTGCGGCGATCAGTTCCTTGGTTGTAGTTTTGCCCACGGAACCTGTTACGCCAATCACTGGAATGTTAAAGCGATCGCGCCACCATCTGCCGATTTTCTGATATGCCTTGAGGGTGTCTTTGACCTGTAATATAGGAAAGCCAGGATTTTCGTATTCAAAATCTACAATTGCAGCTATTGCACCTTTTGCGATCGCAGTTGGCACAAATTCATGTCCATCAAACTTATCGCCTCGCAAAGCTAAAAATACTTCACTCTGTTTCAGGTTACGGCTATCTGTTTGTATACCGCTACCTACTTGTGTTAAGGCAGTTTCAGATAAGTTTATTGGACTGGCCAAAAGAACTTCAACCAGTTGGGTTAGGGTGGCAGAACAATGCATAAGTAATTTACAATTTAAAGTTCAAAATTATAAAATCGAATTATGACATAATACTGCATTAAACAACAAGATTTGCGACTTCAAGGGAAAAGCCGCGAATCTAAGCCTAATGAAAAAGATGAGGAAAGGGAACCTCATATTTAAAAATACTTGTTCTGTAACGTGTGGGGAAAAGTGATTTCTTTCTTCTTGCTTTACCTTTTTTACCCTCTTTGGTCACAATAACACCAAAAATAGTGCCAAAGAAGCTTAACTCCTTTGGCACAATTTGTTTATAAGCTATTTATATAGTTTAATTAAGCATATGTTTTTTCGTCCTATCCCCGGTTTTTAATCAAGATTACTTGCACAATTTTGATTGCTATCTCACTAGAAACACCTAAAGCTTGATATAGATCATTTAAGAAGTATTTTTCTTCTTCAGCGACAATACCTTCAGCTAAGACTAAATCGGTGGCTACTGCAAAGGCTGCTTCCCGCAAGTCTTGAGATAGAGAATCTTTTGCTGCATCAAATAAACTATTAAAATCATCACCTTGGAGAATGCCCAAGATTTTGTCAAACAGCCTGTTCATCATCTCATGGGAATAACTTTTAAAAAGTTTCGTCCGGGACAGCACTAAAGTGATAGAATTCGCTTGCTCAACAGAAAGGTAACAGTCTGAGGCTGTTGCCACCAAGATAATGACAGCAAAAGCTTCCTCTGGATTGAGTGCTGCTTGGGTTTGGCTTTCTGTACCCAACACGGCGTCGAATAGACCCATTGTAGTAGCTCCTTGGTTAGAGTCCCAATAGCGCTACAGTTAGCTGTGTCTTTGGTGGATTTCCAGGTAAGACTGCAACGCTGTGAGACTTTCATGCTTTAGTGTTCCCAAAATTAATTCACGGCGAACACCTGCACCCAATGGTTTTTGGCAAGAACTACACTACCATCTCTAAATTTAAGGTTCTCCTGTCTTTTCTATTGTTTCAATTACCGCCAAACCTATACCAGAAGCTGCTATTAACAGTACTACTGATATCAAATAGGCATTGATCAGCATCCGTAGGGCTTCATCGAAAAAAATGTAGGTGGTCATTGCTTCACCTTTTGAACTTTGTGCTACTAGTACTTTTTATTTCTCCACACCCCGATAGGTGAATTTCGGTGAGAAACTGCTAGCAATTGCATCTTAACAAAACTTTAGCTCTTTCAGAACCCACTCAAAGTTTTTCTTTCTGAAGATTCGATGAAGCTTACAAAAAAGGGCATTGGGCATTGGGCACAGAAGAAAGACTTACTGCAATTTCCTCTCTGCACCCCTGCTTTCCAGGTGAAGAAATCTTTACGTGCATCATTTCTGTAAACTTTTGTCCGGCAATCAGGTAAACAAGGAAAGCTTAAAGTAAACAGCGTTCAATCGTCGCTACAACTGATTGAGAAAGAGTATCAAAGTCGTAACCACCTTCTAAGCCAAACAGAATTTTACGAGTTAACCCTAGACAATAATCAGTAAATAAAGCGTAGTCTTGTGGCTGCAAATTGATACTTGCCAAAGGATCTGCGGCATTGCCATCATAACCAGCACTGACAATCAGTAAATCCGCCTGAAAGTTAGCTAAAAACGGTACAACCTGTGTTTCAAATAGTGGCTGATATACTGCAATATCACTACCAGGGCGTACTGGTAAATTTAAGACATTATTATGAAAGCCGCGTTCTGTCGATCTTCCAGTACCGGGATAGCATGGGTACTGATGTAGGGAACAGTAGGCGATACGTGCTTGGGTTTCGACGATCGCCTGAGTACCATTACCGTGATGCACATCCCAATCAAGGATGGCGACGCGGTTAACTCCAGGTTGTTCTAGGGCAAATAAAGCTGCGATCGCTGCATTAGAAAAGAGGCAAAAGCCCATTCCTGCATCACTTTCTGCATGGTGTCCTGGGGGACGTGCTAGTACAAAAGCCGGATTAGCCGACTCTAACACAGCCTCAACTCCATCTAACCAGGCACTGACTGCCAACAATGCCACATCATAACTGCGGGGGGAAACTGGCGTATCTCCATCCAAAGGACCGCCGCCACTAGAGGCGATTTGCCAAAGTTTTTTGATATAGGCTGGGCTATGCGCTTTAACCAACATAGACATGAGTGATGGCTGTTCTGATGCTGGTGTAGGCGATCGCCACGTGATTTGATCTGCGAATGTAGCTGCTTTTAGGGCAGTAGCGATCGCACTTAAACGTTCTGGTCTTTCGGGATGGTATTTTCCAGTCTTGTGATCTAAAAATTCGTCGGAATAAATGACTGGCAGCATAAGACGAAAAAGGTTGGCAGCAGGTCAATGAATGCTATTGTATCCTCACTGGTACAAACAGTTTTTCCTTGTGACTAGAGCATTGGTCGTTTACTTTCGAGGATTTCTGTTGCAATCTTTGCAGAAAGCGGCCGGTAGAGTAAAAAGCCCTGTACCTCCTCACAGTTGATAGATTTCAAGAACTCCAGTTCCTCTTCTTTTTCTACCCCTTCGGCTGTCAACTTCAATCCCAAGCTGTGCCCCAAGCTAACTATGGCCTTGATAATATGAGCTACTTTGACATCCTGTGTCAAATCTTGAATAAAAGATTTATCTATTTTCAGATTGTGGAGTGGCAAAAGCTGTAGGCGCGAGAGCGAGGAATGACCCGTACCAAAGTCATCTATAGAGATGTAAACACCCATCTGCTGGAGATTTTGTAACACTGTTCTGGTAAAATTTAAATTTTCAATAGCTGTAGTTTCGGTAATTTCTAATTCTAAAAAGCGCGGCTCCAGACCCGTTTGTTCTAAAACTTTAGCTACAGTCTCCACCAATTTGGGTTGGCAGAACTGTTTAAGAGAAAGATTGACAGCGATCATCATGGGTGGCAATCCTGCATCTTGCCAGGTTTTATTTTGGCTACAGGCTGTCCGCAGCACCCATTCGCCAATAGGGACAATTAATCCACTTTCTTCGGCGAGGGGAATGAAGACACTGGGTGCAACCAATCCCATCTCTGGGTGCTGCCAACGCAACAGAGCCTCCATACCAGTAATTTCTCCTGTGACAATGTTCACACGAGGCTGATAGTATACCGTAAATTCACTACGTTCTAAGGCATAGCGCAAGCTCTTTTCTAAAGTCAGGAGTTCAGGATTTTTAGCGCTCAGGGAAACACTGTAGAATTGGTAGTTATTCCGCCCTTTGTCCTTGGCGTAGTATAAAGCGGCATCCGCGTGTTGGATTAGTGTTTCGGCGTCAGGACTGTTGTCATCAAGTAACGCAATACCGAGGCTGGCAGTCACGTAAAGTTCATGCCCTTGAAGATGGAAAGCATCCTCTAAGGCTTGTAAGATTCTCTGCGCCACCTGGTTTACCTCTTCAATATCATTGACTCGGGGGAGTAAGATGGTGAACTCATCACCTCCCCAACGGGCTATGGTGTCTCCGCCTCTGAGCAAGTCTTTTAATCTTTGAGTGACACTTTGTAACAATTGGTCTCCCAAAGTGTGCCCTAAAGTATCATTAATAACCTTGAAGCGATCCAGGTCGAGGAAGATCACAGCTAAACTTTCGCCATTCCGAGTGGCGTTTGGCAGAGTTTTACCGAGTAGCTCATTAAATAGTAGGCGATTAGGCAACCCTGTCAGCAGGTCATGAAGGGCTTGATAGCGAATCTTTTCTTCTACTTGCTGACGCTGCTGCGTACTAATGATACTGGCGGCCATCGTCAAAAGGGTAGATTCTTCATGCCTTGACCAATGCCGCTCAAAGGTGCAGTCTGCCAAGCCAAGGTAACCCCATAATTCGTTCTCTAACCGGAGAGGCACCAGGATAAGCGATTGAATGCCATCTCTAATCAGGAATTCTTGTTCGGCGACAGGAAATTTTTGGGTGAGTCCGCTAATTAACTCGCCGCGAGAGAGAACAGTATGCCAACGGGCTAATCCAGAAGCTTGATAAGGCTGATTTTGCCAATGGTGGTGGGTAGGTTCAATAAAGGAGTGCGTCCATTCAAACCGTAGGCTAACTGCTATTTCCCCTGTAGCAGGATGGGGATGGTTCTGAAAGAGATAGGCACGATCTGCCTTGGCAGCTTCGCCCAATACAGCTAGAGCTCGATCAATACCAGTTTCAGAATTCATTTCCCCTAGCAAATAATTAGCGGCTTCTGCAACTGCCTGTAGCAAGCGATCGCGCTGGCGCAGTTCGGCTGTGGCTTGCTTTTGCTCTGTAATATCCCTAACAATAAAAGTTCTAATTAAATCACTTTCAGGAAGGTAGAGAACGGATTGTTCAAAAACTTCTGCACCTACTTCCACCTCCCGCACAAAAGAATTTTTTTCTAAATTGTTAACTGCACCTAGGAGTCCTGTTAAAATAGGGTGTTGTGTCCCAACTTCTCTAAGTTTGGGAAACTTGAGAGCTGCGGCTGGATTGAGATAAGTCACTGTTCCCTCGAAATCCATCTCAATAATTGGATTGGGGATGAGTTCAGGGAAGGATGCTAGGCGAGCTAGGGCGGACTCACTAGCTGCTTCAAAGGTGGGATCGATAGCTAGGGTTTGAAAAGGATTGGCAGGACTGGCTTGCTGTGATAGGAAACCAGATAAGTCTTCAACATCAGAAGATTCAGAAAATGCTTGTTCTGAGAGGTTGGAAATAGCATAATATTTTGCTTGAGCTTGATTACCGCCAAAGGCAATGACATCTCCGTTTCTGAGATTATGAGAAAAGCATTTAGTGCCATTTACAAATAAGCCATTAGTACTTCCTTTCCCCTTATAGTTGCCATCAATAATCTGGAAGCCGTATTGATCAGTCTGTGGAACAGTTACTCGCAATAAAATTGCATGTTGCATTGATACTGACCGGGAAGCCAAGACAATAGTGTTTGCGGGATGCCGCCCCAAAGAATAAGTAGCCTCTTGCAAAACAACAGTTCGCTGCCCTTGTAGGTCTTGGATGACCAACATATGGCGTATTTTTTCCCGCTCATTTCCTAGCATGGCTATTCCTCAAATTCTCATATCTTTAATGTCTTAGTCTAAAAAATACTACTCCCAGAAGTTGCAATCCACTTAGGTTAAGGCTTTATCTTCCCTAATCCTCCTTAAAAAGAAGGGAGTTAATTCCCCTTTTTTAAGGGAAGCCACTTGCTCCACTTGGGGGGATCTTCCGGGGCAAAATATCACTAACACCAAGCGTCTTGCCATAAATTTAAGACTTTCAGGCTGAACTTATGGAAAATTTGCTCAATTAAAGTTGTCACTGTCTGTAATCCCAAAATTGGTATGAGGTGCAAACCAGCCCTTCTCTTCATGATTGACCTTCTGGAATAAGATGGCTAATTGTTCAATCAGTTTTTGTAGTAGAAGTTCTAGCTGTTTTCTGCACTCATACATAAGTTATAAACTTTGTCCCTTTGTCTATATCATCCAACCTTGTCTTCCTTAGGATACCCAGAATAAAATCAAATACTGAATAGAGCAGATGGTATATTTGCGGATTTTTATTATGAGGAGTGGGGAAACTCCAAATTATATAAATAACCATCTGATTTTTATTTTTTAATCACTCAAATAAGTAAGTAAGCATAATTAAACATACAATAAAATCCTAGTTCGTAGTCAGCAATTCCTCGCTCATAGCAAGGTTTATCAGGACTAAAGTCCTTACCCAACGGGAAAGTTAGTCGCTCATCAGGAAAACCCCTAGACGCTCTCTACCAGACCAGAGGCGAACGCAGACTCGCTCTAAGCGTTGGCGCAGCCTCTCTAAGAGTTGCCATGCCGCAGGCTTTACGCTGCGCTATGCGCGTCGCACGCCAGTTGGTTCAATGGCGTCAACCCTAGTTGGCGCAGCCTCTGGTAGCAAAAGGAAGGAGAATGAACTCTTAAATTTTAAAAAGGATTATAGAGTAAACTGAAATACAGACCGTTATCTTGTAATGTTCTCTCATTTGAGTCAACAGATACTAAAGGAATGCCCCAGTCAAGACGAACGGTGAAGCGATCGCCCTGTGACCAACGCAACCCCAGACCAACAGCAGCTAGAGTATTATGGTTGGGATTCTCTCTACCAGAACTATTCCAGCCAACACCAAAATCTATAAACGGCACAACCTGTAATGTGCTATTTATCTGGGGTAAGCGCAGAATCGGTACTTGAACTTCAGCAGAAACAAAAGTGCCATTATCTGTCAGCAGGTAATCTTGACGGTAGCCTCGAATACTATCTTGCCCACCTAAGCCAAATTGCTCTAAAGGCAAAAGTGTTCTGGATGCGAGTTGGGTATTTAAACGAAGTAACAGTAAGGTTTCAGGAGCTAAAAGGCGTACCCACTGCGCTTGCCCTTGCCAAGCAAAAAAACGGCTATCGGGAGCATTTTGGTTAATTGTGGCATTCAACACATCTATACCCAAGCTAAATTGCGAGCGGAGGGCGATGACTTCACGGCTATTACGACTCGTCCATTCTTGAAAAAATCGCAACGCAGATACCTTGGTGCGTCCCTGTTCATCAGCTCCAGGCGAAAGTACAGAAGCGGGAAGCCCCTCTCTCTGTAGCAAGGACGAAATATCACTTTCCCGTCGGGAGGCCGTTAATCCAAGGACGAATTCTTGTGTGGGAGTTTGAACTATTGGCTGGCGGAATGTCAGTTCGTAATAGGGAGAAGTTGATTCGATATCTAAAAAGTCGAAAGGAGGTTCAATGACATGACTTGATGTAGTGCCATAGTTGAAGGTGAGGGTTCCGTTCTTGGGATTGAGTGGTAATGTATAGTTGGCGTCAAAGGAGTTGCTACCATCGGTATTAGTGTAAGCTATACCCAGAGAATCTCCAAGTCCCAATAAGTTGGCTTCGTTCAATTGTAATCGGCGGCGGAAACTGCCAACGCTAGGCGATCGCCCATTATCAAGAACTATTTGGCTACTAAGGGTTTTTGCCTCGCTGATCTTGACTTCTAACAGACTCGTACCAGCCCGCGATCCTGTTGAGAGTTCAGCAGACACCTTTTGAATCAAAGGATTAAGTTGCAAAAGTTGTAGCGCCTCTAGTAGACGCTGGCGATTAAGAGGTGGTGATGTAGCTATTGCTAGTCGGCTGCGGACATAATTCGGATTCAACCGCCGAGTCCCAGTTACCAGGATATCTTCTAATTTACCTTCGACCACCTGAATTTTGACAATATGGGATTTGAGTGCTTCTAATTTACCTCCAACTACCTGAATTTTTACAACACGGGATTGGAGTGTTTGGGGTGGAATATAAGCACCAGAAGTAATGTAACCATTGTTGACGTATAGATCATTGATTTTAGAACTGGCTTGAAACAGTTGAGCCAGTGAGATCGGTCGTTTGGTAAATTCAGCAGTGGCGAGGGCTAACTCTTCAGGACTGAAGACTGTGCTACCAACAACTTCAAACCGTTCAACAACAATAGTTTGAGGAAAGTTGCCAGGGAGTGGTTCCTCAGGTGTGGGAGTTGGGGCAGAGGGGGGAAATTGTCACCTTGACAGGGCTACTCCTAACTCCTAACTTCCCACTCCTTAATCCCCACTTCCTTTGGAGTATAAAAAAAATAAGTATCTAGATTTGACTATAATTACTGAAAACATCCATCTTTTCGCCAGAAGTGAGTGAATCATAATTTAAGTTAGCAACACCCGAACGTTAAATCAGTAAAAAGTTATCAGGCGAATGGTAGGGGATTTAAATCAGTTACCAGTTCCCAGTGTTCACTGATAACTGTGTGTTGGGGGCTTAAACCCAGCAACAAAACTGATAACTAACTGTTAAAGGGGTTGCGCTGATTGTCGGTCAAGTTGAGAATAAATAGGCGAAGCACACAGGGAAACTAACGTGAGTCAAGAATTTGATTACGATTTAGTAATTATAGGCGCTGGTGTAGGCGGACATGGCGCAGCCTTACACGCCGTAAGTTGTGGTCTGAAAACAGCGATTATTGAAGCTGCTGATATGGGAGGAACCTGTGTTAATCGGGGCTGTATCCCTTCTAAAGCGCTGCTGGCTGCATCTGGACGTGTGCGGGAGTTACGCAATGCCCACCACCTCAAGTCGCTGGGAATTCAAATTGGTAGCGTGGAATTTGATCGCCAAGCGATCGCTAATCATGCTAATAATCTGGTATCAAAAATTCAAGGCGACTTAACCAACAGTCTCAAACGTCTAAAAGTCGATATTATCAGGGGTTGGGGAAAAATCGCTGGGACGCAAAAAGTCTCTATTACCGGAGACGGTGGTGAAAAAACGATCACAGCCAAAGACATCATCCTTTCGCCTGGTTCAATTCCTTTTGTGCCTCCAGGGATTGAAGTAGACGGCAAAACTGTCTTTACCAGCGACCAAGGCGTTAAGTTGGAGTCGCTACCAGACTGGGTGGCGATTATTGGTAGTGGTTACATCGGCTTGGAATTTTCTGACATTTACTCAGCTTTGGGTTGTGAAATCACCTTGATTGAAGCCCTAGATCAGCTAATGCCAGGATTTGACCGCGACATTGCCAAACTTGCTGAACGGGTGCTGATTACTCCCCGCGATATTGAAACCAAAGTAGGGATATACGCCAAAAAAGTCATCCCAGGTTCACCTGTAGTGATTGAGTTAGCAGATTTCAAAACCAAAGAAGATGTAGATGTCATCGAAGTAGATGCTTGCTTAGTGGCTACAGGACGCATCCCGGCGACACAAAATCTTGGTTTAGAGTCTGTGGGTGTGGAACTTGATCGGCGGAATTTTATTCCAGTTGACGATCGCATGGCAGTGCTATCAGCCGGTGAAGTAGTGCCGCATTTGTGGTCAATTGGCGACGCTAACGGGAAGATTATGTTGGCACATGCGGCTTCTGCTCAAGGCATCATCGCGGTGGAAAATATAGTTGGGAGGGAAAGAATAGTAGACTATCGCAGCATCCCCGCAGCGGCGTTTACCCACCCAGAAATCAGCTATGTGGGCTTAACGGAAACCGCAGCTAAGGAGTTGGGACAAACCGAAGGGTTTGAAATCGCCACAAGTAAGAGTTACTTCAAAGGGAATTCCAAAGCGTTGGCTGAAAATGAAGCCGATGGTATTGCCAAGGTG from Nostoc sp. UHCC 0926 includes these protein-coding regions:
- a CDS encoding histone deacetylase family protein — protein: MLPVIYSDEFLDHKTGKYHPERPERLSAIATALKAATFADQITWRSPTPASEQPSLMSMLVKAHSPAYIKKLWQIASSGGGPLDGDTPVSPRSYDVALLAVSAWLDGVEAVLESANPAFVLARPPGHHAESDAGMGFCLFSNAAIAALFALEQPGVNRVAILDWDVHHGNGTQAIVETQARIAYCSLHQYPCYPGTGRSTERGFHNNVLNLPVRPGSDIAVYQPLFETQVVPFLANFQADLLIVSAGYDGNAADPLASINLQPQDYALFTDYCLGLTRKILFGLEGGYDFDTLSQSVVATIERCLL
- a CDS encoding GNAT family N-acetyltransferase; protein product: MIPLETQHLILRDFVESDWQAVDKYASDREVVRYLTFGPNSEEDTKNFLQREISCKAKNPVSILP
- a CDS encoding GNAT family N-acetyltransferase, with the protein product MQGKEPRQHFALAVTLKAQKQLIGICRISTLDTGNKIGSIGYCFSKEFWGQGYATEAVKGVVSFGFQELGLHRIFATSSQKTLPQHEFCKKLECSRKDICENTIGLRENGETLGYVRSLSMNEEASILSTHTH
- a CDS encoding UDP-N-acetylmuramoyl-tripeptide--D-alanyl-D-alanine ligase; this encodes MHCSATLTQLVEVLLASPINLSETALTQVGSGIQTDSRNLKQSEVFLALRGDKFDGHEFVPTAIAKGAIAAIVDFEYENPGFPILQVKDTLKAYQKIGRWWRDRFNIPVIGVTGSVGKTTTKELIAAVLGTKGRVHKTYENYNNEIGVPKTLLELGTEDDYAVIEMAMRGRGQIAELTQIAHPTIGVITNVGTAHIELLGSEEAIAQAKCELLAEMAADSVAILNHDNPLLMATAAKVWHGEVLTYGFSGGDIQGQLIDHETVEVAGIQLPLPLPGRHNATNFLAALAVAKVLGIDWASLKAGVVVDMPTGRSQQFALPNDVVILDETYNAAPEAMIAALQLLADTPGKRKIAVLGAMKELGERSQQLHQRVGETVRKLNLDGLLVLVDGQDAEAIALSAEGIPSECFATHADLVARLKTFVQAGDRLLFKAAHSVGLDQVVNQLRAEFPK
- a CDS encoding EAL domain-containing protein; the protein is MLGNEREKIRHMLVIQDLQGQRTVVLQEATYSLGRHPANTIVLASRSVSMQHAILLRVTVPQTDQYGFQIIDGNYKGKGSTNGLFVNGTKCFSHNLRNGDVIAFGGNQAQAKYYAISNLSEQAFSESSDVEDLSGFLSQQASPANPFQTLAIDPTFEAASESALARLASFPELIPNPIIEMDFEGTVTYLNPAAALKFPKLREVGTQHPILTGLLGAVNNLEKNSFVREVEVGAEVFEQSVLYLPESDLIRTFIVRDITEQKQATAELRQRDRLLQAVAEAANYLLGEMNSETGIDRALAVLGEAAKADRAYLFQNHPHPATGEIAVSLRFEWTHSFIEPTHHHWQNQPYQASGLARWHTVLSRGELISGLTQKFPVAEQEFLIRDGIQSLILVPLRLENELWGYLGLADCTFERHWSRHEESTLLTMAASIISTQQRQQVEEKIRYQALHDLLTGLPNRLLFNELLGKTLPNATRNGESLAVIFLDLDRFKVINDTLGHTLGDQLLQSVTQRLKDLLRGGDTIARWGGDEFTILLPRVNDIEEVNQVAQRILQALEDAFHLQGHELYVTASLGIALLDDNSPDAETLIQHADAALYYAKDKGRNNYQFYSVSLSAKNPELLTLEKSLRYALERSEFTVYYQPRVNIVTGEITGMEALLRWQHPEMGLVAPSVFIPLAEESGLIVPIGEWVLRTACSQNKTWQDAGLPPMMIAVNLSLKQFCQPKLVETVAKVLEQTGLEPRFLELEITETTAIENLNFTRTVLQNLQQMGVYISIDDFGTGHSSLSRLQLLPLHNLKIDKSFIQDLTQDVKVAHIIKAIVSLGHSLGLKLTAEGVEKEEELEFLKSINCEEVQGFLLYRPLSAKIATEILESKRPML
- a CDS encoding tellurite resistance TerB family protein translates to MGLFDAVLGTESQTQAALNPEEAFAVIILVATASDCYLSVEQANSITLVLSRTKLFKSYSHEMMNRLFDKILGILQGDDFNSLFDAAKDSLSQDLREAAFAVATDLVLAEGIVAEEEKYFLNDLYQALGVSSEIAIKIVQVILIKNRG
- the lpdA gene encoding dihydrolipoyl dehydrogenase — protein: MSQEFDYDLVIIGAGVGGHGAALHAVSCGLKTAIIEAADMGGTCVNRGCIPSKALLAASGRVRELRNAHHLKSLGIQIGSVEFDRQAIANHANNLVSKIQGDLTNSLKRLKVDIIRGWGKIAGTQKVSITGDGGEKTITAKDIILSPGSIPFVPPGIEVDGKTVFTSDQGVKLESLPDWVAIIGSGYIGLEFSDIYSALGCEITLIEALDQLMPGFDRDIAKLAERVLITPRDIETKVGIYAKKVIPGSPVVIELADFKTKEDVDVIEVDACLVATGRIPATQNLGLESVGVELDRRNFIPVDDRMAVLSAGEVVPHLWSIGDANGKIMLAHAASAQGIIAVENIVGRERIVDYRSIPAAAFTHPEISYVGLTETAAKELGQTEGFEIATSKSYFKGNSKALAENEADGIAKVIYRKDTGEVLGVHIFGLHASDIIHEASAAIANRQSVQSLAHLVHAHPSLSEVLDEAYKRAITI
- a CDS encoding ShlB/FhaC/HecB family hemolysin secretion/activation protein, translated to MVVERFEVVGSTVFSPEELALATAEFTKRPISLAQLFQASSKINDLYVNNGYITSGAYIPPQTLQSRVVKIQVVGGKLEALKSHIVKIQVVEGKLEDILVTGTRRLNPNYVRSRLAIATSPPLNRQRLLEALQLLQLNPLIQKVSAELSTGSRAGTSLLEVKISEAKTLSSQIVLDNGRSPSVGSFRRRLQLNEANLLGLGDSLGIAYTNTDGSNSFDANYTLPLNPKNGTLTFNYGTTSSHVIEPPFDFLDIESTSPYYELTFRQPIVQTPTQEFVLGLTASRRESDISSLLQREGLPASVLSPGADEQGRTKVSALRFFQEWTSRNSREVIALRSQFSLGIDVLNATINQNAPDSRFFAWQGQAQWVRLLAPETLLLLRLNTQLASRTLLPLEQFGLGGQDSIRGYRQDYLLTDNGTFVSAEVQVPILRLPQINSTLQVVPFIDFGVGWNSSGRENPNHNTLAAVGLGLRWSQGDRFTVRLDWGIPLVSVDSNERTLQDNGLYFSLLYNPF